Proteins found in one Paenibacillus wynnii genomic segment:
- the fliE gene encoding flagellar hook-basal body complex protein FliE, which produces MIQNLGIGAQAVQQLAMKTPTAPSSSVPTGSSQSFSSYLEDALNQVAGQEQQAKEMNNKFVLGEVNVDEALISSQQALLSLQLTTQVRNKVIEAYQEIMRTQI; this is translated from the coding sequence TTGATACAAAATTTAGGAATAGGTGCCCAAGCTGTCCAACAGCTTGCAATGAAAACTCCAACGGCACCGTCTTCATCCGTTCCAACCGGTTCATCGCAAAGCTTCAGTTCATACCTAGAAGATGCTCTGAACCAGGTAGCCGGTCAGGAGCAGCAAGCGAAGGAAATGAACAATAAATTTGTACTTGGTGAAGTAAATGTAGATGAAGCACTAATCTCTTCCCAGCAGGCATTGCTAAGTTTGCAGTTGACTACACAAGTCCGGAACAAAGTGATTGAAGCCTATCAGGAAATTATGAGAACTCAGATATAA
- the flgC gene encoding flagellar basal body rod protein FlgC: MNFGSSFGISASALTAQRLRMDVISSNIANAETTRASVVDGKAVPYRRKMVVLEAVQSSKFSDILNNKMNGGSRGVKVQAITEDASPLKPVYNPSHPDADENGYVYMPNVDVTKEMVDMLSASRSYEANVTMLNASKAMVSKGLEIGR; encoded by the coding sequence ATGAATTTTGGTAGCAGTTTTGGGATTAGCGCCTCGGCACTAACTGCCCAGCGGTTGCGTATGGACGTGATTTCTTCCAACATCGCTAACGCTGAAACGACTCGGGCTTCGGTGGTTGATGGGAAAGCGGTTCCTTACCGTCGAAAAATGGTTGTCCTTGAAGCCGTTCAAAGTAGTAAGTTTTCTGATATTTTAAACAATAAAATGAACGGCGGCTCTAGAGGGGTTAAGGTACAGGCTATTACAGAGGATGCCTCGCCGCTTAAGCCAGTGTACAATCCAAGTCATCCGGATGCGGACGAGAATGGATATGTATATATGCCTAACGTTGACGTTACGAAAGAAATGGTTGATATGCTATCCGCTTCCCGTTCCTATGAGGCAAACGTTACTATGCTTAATGCAAGTAAAGCCATGGTAAGCAAAGGTCTTGAGATTGGACGGTAA
- the flgB gene encoding flagellar basal body rod protein FlgB: MGLLNNVSFQRMQGGMEAANKRQSVLSNNVANVDTPNFKRSDVSFESFLQQQDKGMKPQLSAKVSDSRHFAFGNNVVVPAAVVTTDEVSSMNNNDNNVDIDREMALSAENQLRYNSYIQQINSQISMMRTVVEGR; this comes from the coding sequence ATGGGATTGCTGAATAATGTCAGTTTTCAAAGAATGCAGGGAGGCATGGAAGCTGCCAACAAACGACAAAGTGTTCTTTCCAATAATGTCGCTAATGTAGATACACCGAATTTCAAACGGTCTGATGTCTCATTTGAAAGTTTTCTGCAGCAGCAAGATAAAGGGATGAAACCCCAACTCAGCGCGAAAGTGTCTGATTCGCGTCATTTTGCATTCGGAAATAATGTAGTTGTTCCGGCCGCGGTGGTCACTACGGATGAGGTTTCTTCAATGAATAACAACGATAATAATGTTGATATTGATCGGGAAATGGCACTTAGTGCAGAAAATCAGCTTAGGTATAACTCTTATATCCAACAAATTAATAGTCAGATTTCAATGATGCGAACAGTTGTTGAGGGGAGATAA
- the hslU gene encoding ATP-dependent protease ATPase subunit HslU: protein MINQSLTPRQIVAELDKYIVGQKQAKKSVAVALRNRYRRSLLAEELRDEVVPKNILMIGPTGVGKTEIARRLAKLVNAPFIKVEATKFTEVGYVGRDVESMVRDLVETSIRMVKLERTEKVKDRAEELANERIVNILVPSTSKNKGQRNPFEMIFGGNSGGQDDSKEEVEQDGSLSERRRGVRFKLLAGQLEDDIIEVDVEDTAPSMLDMFAGQGNDQMGMNMQEMFGSLLPKRTKKRKLPIREARKVLTQDEASKLIDMDDIIQESVTRAEQTGIIFIDEIDKVASQGKGAGPDVSREGVQRDILPIVEGSTVMTKYGPVKTDYVLFMAAGAFHIAKPSDLIPELQGRFPIRVELSSLTLEDFVSILTEPENALTKQYVNLLATENIDIQFQKEAIYEIAKIAATVNQNMENIGARRLHTILEKLLEDLSFEAPELTLDTMVITPEYVRDKLASIALDRDLSQYIL, encoded by the coding sequence ATGATAAATCAATCGCTTACACCCCGCCAAATCGTAGCTGAGCTGGATAAGTATATAGTGGGTCAGAAGCAAGCAAAGAAATCCGTGGCAGTTGCACTTCGCAATCGTTACCGCCGCAGTCTTCTAGCTGAGGAGTTGCGTGATGAGGTTGTACCGAAGAACATTCTAATGATTGGTCCTACCGGAGTGGGGAAAACAGAGATCGCCAGAAGACTTGCAAAGCTGGTCAACGCTCCATTCATTAAAGTGGAAGCAACAAAATTTACTGAAGTGGGCTATGTAGGACGCGATGTAGAATCAATGGTTCGTGATCTGGTCGAAACTTCAATTCGTATGGTGAAGCTGGAACGCACAGAAAAGGTCAAGGACCGTGCCGAGGAATTAGCTAACGAAAGAATTGTGAACATCCTAGTCCCTTCCACTTCGAAGAATAAAGGCCAACGAAATCCTTTTGAAATGATATTTGGTGGCAATAGTGGTGGACAGGACGATTCCAAAGAAGAAGTGGAACAGGACGGAAGCCTTAGTGAACGCCGTCGTGGAGTTCGATTCAAACTGCTGGCCGGCCAACTGGAAGATGATATCATTGAGGTGGATGTTGAGGATACCGCACCGTCGATGCTGGACATGTTTGCTGGTCAAGGAAATGATCAGATGGGCATGAATATGCAGGAGATGTTCGGAAGCCTCCTCCCTAAACGGACTAAGAAGCGTAAGCTCCCCATCCGGGAAGCTCGTAAAGTGCTGACTCAGGATGAAGCTTCTAAACTTATAGATATGGATGATATCATTCAGGAATCGGTTACCCGGGCAGAGCAAACGGGGATTATCTTTATAGATGAGATTGACAAGGTCGCAAGCCAAGGAAAGGGTGCGGGTCCCGATGTCTCCCGGGAGGGTGTGCAGCGCGATATTTTGCCGATTGTCGAAGGCTCGACCGTAATGACGAAATATGGCCCTGTAAAGACGGACTACGTGCTCTTCATGGCTGCCGGAGCTTTCCATATTGCGAAACCTTCGGACCTCATACCGGAGCTCCAGGGGCGCTTTCCGATCCGTGTAGAACTGAGCAGTCTTACGTTGGAGGATTTTGTTTCGATTTTAACTGAGCCGGAGAATGCACTTACGAAGCAGTATGTAAACTTATTGGCTACAGAAAACATTGATATCCAATTTCAAAAAGAGGCCATATACGAAATTGCCAAGATAGCTGCTACTGTTAATCAGAACATGGAGAACATTGGAGCACGCCGTCTTCACACCATTCTGGAGAAGCTGCTGGAGGATCTTTCTTTCGAAGCTCCAGAGTTGACTCTAGACACTATGGTTATTACACCCGAATACGTGCGGGATAAACTTGCGAGTATTGCTCTTGATCGAGACTTGAGTCAATATATTCTTTAG
- the hslV gene encoding ATP-dependent protease subunit HslV, giving the protein MVPSFHATTICAVRHGGQAAIAGDGQVTFGESVIMKTTAKKVRRLYRGQVIAGFAGSVADAITLFEKFEGKLEEHHGNLQRAAVELAKDWRQDRILRKLEALMIVMDKEGMLLISGNGEIIEPDDDVLAIGSGGNFALASGRALKRHAPTLSAADIAREALQIASEICVYTNSNIIVEQL; this is encoded by the coding sequence ATGGTTCCCAGTTTTCATGCAACGACAATATGCGCAGTTAGGCATGGAGGCCAAGCCGCTATAGCCGGTGACGGTCAGGTAACTTTCGGAGAAAGTGTCATTATGAAGACGACTGCTAAAAAAGTGCGGCGATTATACCGAGGACAAGTGATCGCAGGATTTGCGGGATCGGTCGCTGATGCAATCACATTGTTTGAGAAGTTTGAGGGTAAGCTGGAGGAGCATCATGGGAATCTGCAGCGTGCAGCGGTAGAACTTGCCAAGGATTGGCGGCAGGATCGCATACTTCGGAAGCTGGAAGCACTGATGATCGTTATGGATAAGGAAGGAATGCTCCTTATTTCCGGTAATGGTGAAATTATTGAACCGGACGATGATGTTTTGGCTATTGGCTCTGGAGGTAATTTTGCATTAGCTTCCGGACGTGCTTTAAAGCGCCATGCCCCTACTCTAAGTGCAGCTGATATTGCCAGAGAGGCTCTTCAAATCGCTTCTGAAATATGCGTATACACCAATTCCAATATTATTGTTGAACAATTGTAG
- the trmFO gene encoding FADH(2)-oxidizing methylenetetrahydrofolate--tRNA-(uracil(54)-C(5))-methyltransferase TrmFO: MTETAKVTVIGAGLAGSEAAWQIASRGVPVRLYEMRPVVKTPAHHTDQFAELVCSNSLRANGLGNAVGVLKEEMRRLDSLVLGAADRHAVPAGGALAVDRDGFSGEITATLHNHPLVEVINEELTHIPEEGIVVIATGPLTSPALSTEIKGLLGEEYFYFYDAAAPIVEKDSIDMSKVYLASRYDKGEAAYLNCPMTEEEFDVFYDALITAEVAALKDFEKEIYFEGCMPIEIMMKRGKQTALFGPMKPVGLLNPHTGKLPYAVVQLRQDNAAGTLYNLVGFQTHLKWGEQKRVFSLIPGLENAEYVRYGVMHRNTFINSPKLLHPTYQMKGKERLFFAGQMTGVEGYVESAASGMIAGINAARAALGQEGLIFPSDCVLGSMPAYITSADPEHFQPMNANFGLLPKPEKRMRSKKEKNELLAHRALEVLSAFASQTGLPYSEPVTQEQDLS; encoded by the coding sequence TTGACGGAAACAGCAAAGGTAACAGTAATAGGTGCAGGTCTGGCCGGTAGTGAAGCTGCTTGGCAAATAGCCTCGCGTGGGGTACCGGTAAGGCTTTATGAAATGCGGCCTGTCGTTAAGACACCTGCACATCATACAGATCAATTTGCAGAGCTTGTCTGCAGCAATTCACTGCGCGCCAACGGATTAGGGAATGCAGTGGGTGTACTGAAAGAAGAAATGCGCCGGTTGGATTCTCTGGTGCTTGGTGCTGCTGACCGTCATGCCGTGCCCGCCGGTGGTGCGCTTGCCGTTGACCGGGATGGCTTTTCCGGCGAAATCACAGCAACCTTGCACAACCATCCTTTGGTAGAGGTTATAAATGAGGAACTAACGCATATACCGGAGGAAGGGATAGTTGTCATTGCAACCGGCCCGCTGACTTCTCCAGCATTGTCTACTGAAATTAAAGGCCTGTTGGGTGAGGAGTACTTTTACTTCTACGATGCAGCAGCTCCTATTGTTGAGAAGGATTCCATTGATATGAGCAAGGTATATCTGGCCTCCCGTTACGATAAAGGTGAGGCGGCATACCTTAACTGTCCAATGACGGAAGAGGAATTCGATGTTTTCTATGATGCACTCATTACGGCAGAGGTAGCTGCACTCAAAGATTTTGAGAAGGAAATCTATTTCGAGGGCTGTATGCCCATTGAAATCATGATGAAGCGTGGCAAACAAACAGCCCTGTTCGGGCCGATGAAGCCGGTTGGATTGTTAAATCCCCATACAGGGAAACTACCGTATGCAGTGGTTCAGTTACGTCAGGATAATGCCGCAGGAACTCTTTATAATCTTGTGGGCTTCCAGACACACCTGAAGTGGGGAGAGCAAAAGCGAGTGTTCTCTCTTATCCCGGGTCTTGAGAATGCGGAATATGTTCGTTATGGCGTTATGCACCGCAATACCTTTATCAACTCTCCGAAGTTGTTGCATCCAACCTATCAAATGAAGGGTAAGGAACGGCTGTTCTTTGCCGGACAAATGACCGGAGTGGAGGGGTATGTGGAATCTGCCGCTTCAGGGATGATTGCCGGAATCAATGCAGCGAGGGCAGCGCTGGGTCAAGAAGGACTTATATTTCCTTCAGATTGTGTATTAGGGAGCATGCCGGCCTATATCACCTCCGCTGATCCGGAACATTTCCAACCCATGAATGCGAATTTCGGATTATTACCGAAACCTGAGAAGAGAATGCGTAGCAAAAAAGAAAAAAATGAGCTTCTTGCTCACCGCGCATTGGAAGTTTTATCAGCGTTTGCTTCTCAGACGGGTCTCCCGTATTCTGAGCCTGTAACCCAGGAGCAAGATCTATCTTAA